The following coding sequences are from one Dreissena polymorpha isolate Duluth1 chromosome 8, UMN_Dpol_1.0, whole genome shotgun sequence window:
- the LOC127842843 gene encoding uncharacterized protein LOC127842843, with protein MLPYFAAAGHNLYLKSVYHYLETMQKLPESHPNVCQAFQNGLQVVRRSDRYWAGLSPDLVIEQVLMRSAKTTGGMTRGKGMSESQRTQWLLSMPTCVEMNNAMQSFCEKEFQSSPQHNKEFGKTRNERDYKDTQTFVSFLEERTPFRKDPLLYNIETGVTSSENMNVHKAKSVGDGIVQSMMGQDAFEITFKRNKRAVILDAAPRTKTDDVVKVDPQLLFQRLSTAAERFADDIPSIFSYELCSVPSALFDTTGLIRKSQKSLLADAIWKLGDCSACEESDTVNLTYVLDGGFLLHHLPWKLGMTFAEICKAYISYIAGRYSNAVIVFDGYLSGPTTKDTAHIRRTHGVVGPKVYFTKCTPLASRKEKFLSNPENKQNFIFMLGTELEEHGYRCVHAVHDADRLIVETSLKLAEKSNVTIIGEDTDLLVLLLHFTSPSRSVFFKSATSATASKGLRVWHIQKTKRVLGLSCSHILPVIHALTGCDTTSQMYGISKGAALKKFLGDTDLVTLAETFIEQSTEESIVSNGEKILVSLYGGLDEEGLDMLRFRKFTHAEGNDKYNPCAGPNITTYL; from the coding sequence ATGTTACCGTATTTTGCTGCAGCAGGACACAACTTATACTTGAAATCTGTATACCACTATTTGGAAACTATGCAGAAACTTCCCGAAAGCCATCCAAATGTTTGTCAAGCATTTCAAAATGGTTTACAAGTTGTGAGACGAAGTGACAGATACTGGGCAGGCTTGTCACCAGACCTTGTTATTGAGCAAGTCCTAATGAGAAGTGCAAAAACTACAGGTGGAATGACACGTGGTAAGGGTATGTCAGAAAGCCAACGTACACAATGGCTTTTATCCATGCCTACATGTGTTGAAATGAACAATGCAATGCAATCTTTCTGTGAGAAAGAATTTCAGTCCAGTCCACAACATAATAAGGAATTTGGGAAAACTCGCAATGAGAGAGACTACAAGGACACACAAACATTCGTGTCCTTTCTAGAAGAAAGAACCCCATTTCGTAAGGATCCTCTTTTGTACAATATAGAAACTGGTGTCACCTCCTCAGAAAACATGAATGTACATAAGGCTAAAAGTGTTGGGGATGGTATTGTCCAGTCTATGATGGGACAAGATGCTtttgaaatcacatttaaacgGAACAAAAGGGCGGTTATTCTGGACGCTGCACCGCGGACCAAGACAGATGACGTTGTGAAAGTTGATCCACAATTACTGTTTCAAAGACTATCTACAGCAGCCGAAAGATTTGCTGATGACATTCCGAGTATATTTTCATATGAGCTTTGTAGTGTACCATCTGCATTGTTTGATACTACTGGACTCATTCGAAAGTCTCAAAAGTCCTTACTGGCTGATGCGATATGGAAACTTGGTGACTGTAGTGCATGTGAGGAATCTGACACTGTAAACTTAACTTATGTGCTTGATGGTGGATTTCTTCTTCATCATTTGCCGTGGAAGTTGGGAATGACATTTGCTGAAATCTGTAAAGCCTATATAAGCTACATAGCTGGAAGGTATTCCAATGCAGTGATTGTGTTTGATGGTTATCTGTCAGGACCAACAACAAAAGACACAGCACATATCAGGCGAACGCATGGTGTTGTTGGACCAAAAGTCTACTTTACAAAATGCACTCCATTGGCTTCACGAAAAGAGAAGTTCTTGTCAAACCCAGAAAATAAACAGAATTTCATTTTCATGTTGGGAACAGAATTAGAAGAACACGGATATCGTTGTGTTCACGCTGTCCATGATGCTGATCGGTTGATTGTAGAAACTTCTCTCAAATTAGCGGAAAAATCAAATGTAACAATTATTGGTGAAGATACGGATTTACTTGTACTTCTGTTGCATTTCACTTCACCCAGCAGATCGGTATTCTTCAAGTCAGCAACCAGTGCTACAGCCTCCAAGGGATTGCGAGTTTGGCATATTCAGAAGACAAAACGGGTATTAGGTCTCAGCTGTTCCCATATCCTGCCTGTAATACATGCCCTCACTGGATGTGATACTACCTCACAGATGTATGGCATAAGCAAAGGAGCGGCACTGAAAAAGTTTTTGGGTGATACAGATCTTGTTACACTTGCGGAGACATTCATAGAACAGTCCACTGAAGAAAGCATAGTAAGCAATGGAGAAAAGATACTTGTTAGTCTGTATGGTGGATTGGACGAGGAAGGGTTAGACATGTTACGCTTCAGGAAATTTACGCACGCGGAAGGTAATGACAAGTACAACCCATGTGCAGGCCCAAACATTACCACCTACCTCTAG